TAGGCTTCCCGTTACGGATACATGGGGGCTTTTGATGAAAAAGGACAGCCCTCTTATGGATAAAGACGTGATAAGTTCAGCGGATTTAAAAGATTTACCTTTGATAGTTTCCATACAGGCGCTGAAAACAAATGAATTATCGGGGTGGAGCGGGTATAGCTTTGAAGATTTAAATATCGTTGCGACTTATAATTTAGTTTATAATGCTACATTAATGGTCGATGAAGGGCTGGGATACGTACTTACTTTGGATAAGCTCGTAAATACCTCCGGTGGAAGCAAGTTTTGTTTTAAACCGCTGAAACCTAAATTGGAAGCACCTCTTTATATCGTTTGGAAAAAGTATCAGGTCTTTTCAAAGGCTACCGAGAAATTTATTGAGGCATTGCAGGATTTATTGTGATTTATAATCGGCGAAGAAATATAAAACCGATCGAATCGATCGGTTTTAGTTATTGTTTTTTATATCATGTTTTAGAAAAACTTCTTTAATATTTTCAAAATCAATATTTTTTATTTTTATGGGTTCGTTGATATTGATTTTTTTATTATTTCTATCATATAGATATATAGTGTAGTAATCATCATCGGATGTGGAAATAGAATAATAATTTATCCATTTATATTTTATTATTTGAGATTTTAAAATAATACCACTTTTATATAATCCTATATTTAAATATTTGTTTTGTAAGATTGAGCTTATATAAATCCCGCTTATGACAGCACAAAGAAAAGAAAAAAGCCAGGAGGGAATGAGTTCATTATTATTATAAAAACTGATTATAAATACACAGAAAAGACTTCCGATCAGAGTTAGTATAATAAGCCATAATTCCTTTTTCGTATCATGATTTAATTCATTTATTTTAAATTCTAATTCCCCATAGGCTTTTAAACTATTGTTTATAAGTTTTTGTCTTATATATATAGTTATCAAAGTCAATATAACGTATAATATCATATCAGTTATCATTTTTTCCCTCCTGATTTTTATTTACTTAGAAGAGTATATCAGCTCTTCATCGTAAGTTTATTTTTCACATTCAAATATAATACCGCCTCGATTTTTAAACTCTAAGGAGTCAAATACTTTGGGATTATATAATCTGAGTCCTTTTGTTTTGCCTTTTTTGAATTTATCAAAACTATCCATTAAATATTCATATTGATGAGGAACTCTTTCCATTGAAATACCTGCCATATGCGGAGTTAATAATAGTTTATCCTCAGGGATTTTATAGGCTCTGCTATCTTTGTTTAAAGGTTCCGAGGTAAATACGTCCAAAGCCGCACCTTTAATTATATCGTTATCCAGAGCATCGAATATAGCTTTTTCATCAGCAAGTTTCGATCTCCCGGTATTTATGAGATATGCGGTAGGTTTCATCATTGCGATTTCTTTCTTACCTATCATGCCCTCTGTTTCAGGTGTCACTCTTGCAAGTAATGTGACATAATCTCCCGCTGACATTGCATCCGGAAGAGACATCATAGTAACGTTTAATTCCTCTGCTTGTTTTTTTGTTACATACGGGTCATAAGAAACTACATTCATACCAATGCCGTTAGCTAATTTCGCAAGCTCTCTTCCGTTTCTTCCAAGTCCTATAATAGAAAGTGTTTTCCTATATAATTCCGTTTGCGAAAATAAGTCTTCTGTCATATTCGTAGAAGTCCAGCCTTCATTTCTCATTCGATTGGTTAATCTAATAAAGTTGCATGCAAGATTAAACATCAACGTCATATTCAATTCTGCAACACTATGTACACATCTTCCTCCCGCAAACAAAACCGGTATCCCGTATTTGGTACACATATTTATATCTATATTTTCTTCCGGACCGTCTCTTACGCTTAAAATCATTTTTAATTTGGGACAATTCTTTATTATCTCTTCATCTACAGGGTCGTATCCGTCAATAAAAATATCTTTATCCTTTAATACTTCTATCAAGTCTATACCTCTCAGTAATCCGTCAGGATATACTGCCCCTATATTTAAGCTGGCTCTTTCAAGTTCAAAATTTTGTGAGAATATTTTTTTCCATTCATCATCATATTCTCCTGTCCATAGAGCTTTTAACATTATTCTCTAACCTCCGTTGTTATTTTTTGAAGTTTTAAGAAAATGTTATTTTAGTCTCAAGTATTTACTTATTATATATTGATTAACTATGATATTTCCGATGAGCATACCTGCTACATAATAAATAATACCTATTGTGGAATTAAAATATAATATTATAAAAGGAGCCGTAACAGATAAGATGATATTCATCACTCCGTAAATAATATTGATATATGAAATATCGATTCTCTTTATTTTATAGAGTTTATATTTACTGTTTAATACATGAGCCATGGCTTTATCGGATTTTTTATCATTGCTGTAATAAGTCTTCCTAAAAATAGCTATTATATTTAAAATAGTAATTATTGAAAATACTATCAATATTAAAGTTTTATCACTTATTGAGTCTAACATTTTCTTATACCTTCTTTTTTGAAATTTTATGCTTTATTTGTGCTTTTGAACAAATCTATATAATATTCAAGCATATCCGAATAACCTGC
The DNA window shown above is from Anaerofustis stercorihominis DSM 17244 and carries:
- a CDS encoding NAD(P)-dependent oxidoreductase; this translates as MLKALWTGEYDDEWKKIFSQNFELERASLNIGAVYPDGLLRGIDLIEVLKDKDIFIDGYDPVDEEIIKNCPKLKMILSVRDGPEENIDINMCTKYGIPVLFAGGRCVHSVAELNMTLMFNLACNFIRLTNRMRNEGWTSTNMTEDLFSQTELYRKTLSIIGLGRNGRELAKLANGIGMNVVSYDPYVTKKQAEELNVTMMSLPDAMSAGDYVTLLARVTPETEGMIGKKEIAMMKPTAYLINTGRSKLADEKAIFDALDNDIIKGAALDVFTSEPLNKDSRAYKIPEDKLLLTPHMAGISMERVPHQYEYLMDSFDKFKKGKTKGLRLYNPKVFDSLEFKNRGGIIFECEK